Proteins encoded in a region of the Anopheles aquasalis chromosome 2, idAnoAquaMG_Q_19, whole genome shotgun sequence genome:
- the LOC126580897 gene encoding NEDD8, with amino-acid sequence MLIKVKTLTGKEIEIDIEPTDKVDRIKERVEEKEGIPPQQQRLIFSGKQMNDDKTAQDYKVQGGSVLHLVLALRGGDAGSL; translated from the exons ATGCTGATCAAAGTGAAG ACTCTGACCGGCAAGGAGATCGAAATCGACATCGAACCGACGGACAAAGTGGACCGGATTAAGGAGCGCgtagaggagaaggaaggcaTTCCGCCACAACAGCAGCGTTTGATTTTCTCCGGAAAGCAAAT GAACGACGATAAAACGGCCCAGGACTACAAGGTGCAAGGTGGTTCCGTGCTTCATCTGGTGTTGGCATTGCGTGGTGGAGATGCCGGAAGTCTGTAA